The genomic DNA ACCAGAGTCTTCCCATTTCATGTTCTTGGCAAATGGGATCTCGGTAATTAGTTGAGGGAGCAATTCTTCAAGGACATCCCTGGTTGGACGCCCCTCTATCACTTTGTTTATACAGCAATATGGCCCCCTTTCAGTCTCTATAACCTCAAGGTCTTCAATGGTGACGTTGTTTCTCTTGGCAAACCCCTCTGCTGCCTTTGTGGGATTGCCGCTGTCATCAAAGGCCACCTTTTTTGGAGGCCCCATGACCCTTTCAACCAGGTCGTCCTGCCTGTCATTTAACCCCTCAACCCAGAGAGTCAGGCGCCTAGGGGTACCAAGAGTGCGGACATCTTTAAATTGGAGCCTATTGTCCTTTAGTCTCTCCTCTGCCCTATTTTTTAATGCATCGAGAGCAGATGGAATAAAACCTGCTGGTATCTCCTCTGTTCCTATTTCAACTATTAAATTTTTCTGCATATCCACTTGCACATCCCCTTGCAATCTTTCTTACTCTTGCAATCATATTGGTACGCTCTGCAACGCTAAGCGCACCACGAGCATCGAGCAAATTAAAGGTATGGGAGCACTTTAGACACATGTCATAGGCAGGAAGCACCAGGCCAGCCTGCAAAAGCCGCATTGCCTCCCCTTCATATATGTCGAAGAGTCTTTCAAGGCTCTCCACGTCTGCCTCTTCAAAGTTATATGTCGAAAACTCCTGCTCATCTCTAAGATGGACCTCACCATATGTAACATGTTCATTCCACTTGAGGTCGTACACATTGTCCACACCCTGAAGATACATGGCAATGCGTTCAAGTCCGTAGGTTATCTCCGCTGCAACAGGATTACAGTCGATTCCTCCAACCTGCTGAAAGTATGTAAACTGGGTGATTTCCATGCCATCAAGCCACACCTCCCATCCAAGGCCCCATGCGCCAAGGGTAGGTGATTCCCAGTCGTCTTCTACAAAACGAATATCGTGCTCCAATGGGTCTAACCCAAAGGCCTTAAGACTGCCAAGGTAGATTTCCTGCACATCCTTTGGGGCAGGCTGAATGATCACCTGGTACTGGTAGTAGTGCTGGAGCCTGTTTGGATTCTCACCATACCTTCCATCGGTTGGACGCCTAGATGGCTGGACATATGCGCATCTCCAAGGATCTGGAGTGAGCACCCGCAAAAAAGTAGCTGGGTGAAATGTCCCTGCCCCAACCTCCATGTCATAGGGCTGAAGCAATAAACAACCTTGTTTTTTCCAGTACTTGTTTAGCTCCTCTATGAGTTCCTGAAAGTACATCTTATCTACTCCAAATCTTTTAAGGTCTCTCCGTCATTTAGTCTTTTACCGTATTTTTGCCACTCTGCTTCCTGAATTCCTGGAAAGACGATACAGTTTGTCCCCACTATTGCACCGTCTGGAATGTGGGCGCCTTTTCCCACAAGGGTTATACCAGAAGATAGATGCTTGGGGTAGAGGTGGTTCGCAACGTGAATATCACCATCTCCAACACTAGATTCCTTTCCAAAATAGACCTCCTTGTCCGAAACCACCCTCTTTAATATTGCCCCCTGACCTATCCTCGTGTCGTGCATTATCACACTTTTTTCCACAACTGCGCCTGATTCTACCACTACTCCTGGACTGAGGATGGAGTCTCTAACTACTCCCCTTATAGTGCATCCAGGACTTATCACAGAATTTTCTACCTGTGCCTCTGATGCGAGCATGGTTGGAGGTCTGTCTCCAAGCCTCTCTTCCTCCTCCCAGTTGGTTGTTATGCCCCACCCTTCAGGATCTAGGCCAGAGTTTGGACGCACCATGTCCATATTCGCATCCCAAAAGGCCTTTACTGTACCAACATCTCGCCAATAACCTGTAAAGGTATAGGAATAAAGCTCTCCGTCTTTCATAGCCCTGGGGAGGATGTTATATCCAAAATCTTCTTCTTTAGTAGATGTGAGGGCTTGGACAAGGTATTCTGTATCAAAGACATATATTCCAAGGGAGGCGAGATTGCTCCTTGCCTTCTCGGGCTTTTCCTCCCAGTCAACTACCCTACCTGATGAATCCACAATCCCTATCCCGAACTGACTCGTCTCTTCCCAGGGAACCGGCATCATGGCAACAGTAACCTTCGCACCACTTTTTCTGTGAGACTCTACCATTGCCCTGTAGTCCATGTGATAGACGTGATCACCAGAGAGGATGAGCACCTCTTTTGAGGCCCTGTTAGTAATAAAGTCTAGATTCTGCCTTACAGCATCTGCTGTGCCCTTATACCAGTCCGAGTCCTTTTCGCCAGTTCGTGGGGGGAGGATCTTTACACACCTTGTCCGTCCAATAAAGTCCCAGGCATGGCCTGTGCCTATGTGGCTCATGAGGGACAGGGGCTTATATTGAGTTAGCACCGCCACCTTCAAAAGCCCTGAATTCATGGCATTTGAAAGAGCGAAATCTATGATTCTGTAAATACCCCCAAAGGGCACAGCAGGCTTAGCCCTCTTTTTAACGAGGATGTTAAGCCTGCTTCCAATGCCACCAGCGAGTATGAATGCAAGTGTATCCCTCATACTCGCTTATCTTTAGCAGATTATTTAGAAAAATACAAATGTCATTGATTAATTAAAAGAATTACAGTCCTATTCTTAACGCATGGGCTCAATGTAGATCTCCACCCTTCTGTTCAGTTGTCTTCCATAGGATGTATCATTACTTGCCTTTGGTCTTGACTCGCCATATCCAATTGCAGTTATCCTTGACGGAGAGACCCCCTTGGCAATAAGTAAATCCCTAACTGCCTCTGCCCTCCTTTGGGAGAGCCTCAGGTTGTATTCCTCGCTGCCAACATTATCTGTGTGGCCCTCAATCCTGATCTTAGTGTCTGGATACTCCCGTAGTATGCGGGCAAGCCTATCAATCTCAGGGTAGGCCCCTGGTTTCACTACACTTGAATTAAAATCAAACAGCACATCGCCGCGATATGTGACTTCAAGCACATTTTGTATCCTAGACACCGTAGCTGCATTTGATCCTGCCATAGCAGCCCTTAAAGCTGCCTCCTGCTGATCCATGTACCGACCAATAGCGGCACCGGAAAGCCCACCAATTGCAGCACCTATTGCTGCCCCTTCCAGCGTTGCCTTGGTGTCATGGCCAATGGCCTGCCCCACTATAGCACCTGCAGCAGCACCAATGGCTGAACCATATACTGCCCCCTTCTGGGTCTTGGTCTGGGGGGGAGCACAAGAAGTAAGAGTCCATGAAAAGGCGAGCACCAATAAATACAAGGCTATTTTCCTCATTAGAACCTCCTTTTTTATCTTTTTACATTAAAACGATGCAGCCATCGTGCCAAAATTTTAGAGTCATAATGTATTGTAATAAAAAAAAATTTATATCCACCCCAACTCAAAAGATTCGAAAAAAATGTAACTAGTCGACAAATTTGTCGAATCACTGAAAAGGGGGCCCTCAGCCCCCCTTTTCTATTCCGTAATTTTTAGCAACCTTCTACCACCATACGTTTTACT from Dissulfuribacter thermophilus includes the following:
- a CDS encoding glycine--tRNA ligase subunit alpha; translated protein: MYFQELIEELNKYWKKQGCLLLQPYDMEVGAGTFHPATFLRVLTPDPWRCAYVQPSRRPTDGRYGENPNRLQHYYQYQVIIQPAPKDVQEIYLGSLKAFGLDPLEHDIRFVEDDWESPTLGAWGLGWEVWLDGMEITQFTYFQQVGGIDCNPVAAEITYGLERIAMYLQGVDNVYDLKWNEHVTYGEVHLRDEQEFSTYNFEEADVESLERLFDIYEGEAMRLLQAGLVLPAYDMCLKCSHTFNLLDARGALSVAERTNMIARVRKIARGCASGYAEKFNS
- a CDS encoding glucose-1-phosphate adenylyltransferase family protein: MRDTLAFILAGGIGSRLNILVKKRAKPAVPFGGIYRIIDFALSNAMNSGLLKVAVLTQYKPLSLMSHIGTGHAWDFIGRTRCVKILPPRTGEKDSDWYKGTADAVRQNLDFITNRASKEVLILSGDHVYHMDYRAMVESHRKSGAKVTVAMMPVPWEETSQFGIGIVDSSGRVVDWEEKPEKARSNLASLGIYVFDTEYLVQALTSTKEEDFGYNILPRAMKDGELYSYTFTGYWRDVGTVKAFWDANMDMVRPNSGLDPEGWGITTNWEEEERLGDRPPTMLASEAQVENSVISPGCTIRGVVRDSILSPGVVVESGAVVEKSVIMHDTRIGQGAILKRVVSDKEVYFGKESSVGDGDIHVANHLYPKHLSSGITLVGKGAHIPDGAIVGTNCIVFPGIQEAEWQKYGKRLNDGETLKDLE
- a CDS encoding OmpA family protein gives rise to the protein MRKIALYLLVLAFSWTLTSCAPPQTKTQKGAVYGSAIGAAAGAIVGQAIGHDTKATLEGAAIGAAIGGLSGAAIGRYMDQQEAALRAAMAGSNAATVSRIQNVLEVTYRGDVLFDFNSSVVKPGAYPEIDRLARILREYPDTKIRIEGHTDNVGSEEYNLRLSQRRAEAVRDLLIAKGVSPSRITAIGYGESRPKASNDTSYGRQLNRRVEIYIEPMR